A single Sphingosinicella sp. BN140058 DNA region contains:
- a CDS encoding ATP-binding protein, translating into MMSSVTQEELDRLLLGLGHSAMEIGADFSVRRLNELALKWDGRSASEILGQKLIAVWPDISRGKIGDAVREVMRSRVGQTVQATWKGSAGRALDVETAVVPWSDGLLLVSKDVSKRVRAERALEQASDRYRLATLAVEDMIYQWDIAADRLVWADRALSFLGLPLEERATTLDWFVERIHPEDRNRVATSLREALSGPGAVWTCDYRLRRGDGQWAQISEKCFFLREADGVASSGVGALTDVTGRREAEEEVARLQSELVHVARLSAMGTMASTLAHEMNQPLTAIMNYLGMSRQMLDKGDPANVPSVREGVGLAMESAERAGEIIRRLRRMVMKGRVSVETFSVATAVKEAVEFGLLGQRSIHAVQEVDADLKIEGDPVQLQQVLVNLVRNAAEAMNGQEDGSILVRATSREKIARIEVVDNGPGIAPEKKARLFEPFTSTKDTGMGIGLPISRTIIEAHGGQIWAESGVVRGTRFIIDIPKLANKRRQAPAVR; encoded by the coding sequence ATGATGAGTTCAGTGACGCAAGAGGAATTGGATCGTCTGCTGCTTGGGCTCGGGCACTCCGCGATGGAAATTGGGGCGGATTTCTCTGTCCGGCGCCTGAACGAGTTGGCTCTGAAGTGGGACGGCCGATCTGCATCGGAGATCCTCGGGCAGAAGCTTATCGCTGTTTGGCCGGATATCAGCCGGGGGAAGATTGGCGATGCTGTTCGCGAGGTGATGCGCTCGCGTGTGGGGCAAACGGTGCAGGCGACTTGGAAAGGGTCCGCTGGCAGGGCGCTGGATGTGGAAACCGCCGTTGTACCGTGGAGCGATGGCCTGCTGCTCGTGTCGAAAGACGTGAGCAAGCGGGTGCGAGCTGAGCGGGCTCTTGAACAAGCGTCCGACCGATACCGGTTGGCGACGCTTGCGGTGGAGGACATGATCTACCAGTGGGACATCGCGGCGGATAGGCTCGTCTGGGCAGATCGAGCGCTGTCGTTTCTTGGGTTGCCGCTTGAGGAGAGGGCGACGACGCTCGATTGGTTTGTGGAGCGGATCCACCCGGAGGATCGAAATCGGGTAGCCACGAGCCTTAGGGAGGCACTGAGCGGGCCCGGTGCTGTTTGGACGTGCGACTACCGTCTCAGGCGGGGCGATGGTCAATGGGCGCAGATCAGCGAGAAATGCTTCTTCCTTCGGGAGGCAGACGGTGTCGCGTCCTCCGGGGTTGGAGCCCTGACGGACGTGACCGGTCGCCGTGAAGCGGAAGAGGAGGTGGCCCGTCTTCAGTCCGAGCTTGTGCATGTCGCAAGACTGTCTGCGATGGGCACGATGGCCTCCACCCTGGCGCACGAGATGAATCAGCCGCTGACAGCGATCATGAACTATCTCGGCATGTCGAGGCAGATGCTCGACAAGGGGGACCCCGCGAATGTGCCGAGCGTCAGGGAGGGGGTTGGTCTCGCGATGGAATCTGCAGAGCGTGCTGGCGAGATCATCCGGCGGCTGCGGCGAATGGTGATGAAGGGAAGGGTGTCCGTCGAGACGTTCTCGGTTGCCACCGCGGTCAAGGAGGCAGTTGAGTTCGGCTTGCTCGGGCAGCGGTCAATTCACGCAGTGCAGGAGGTGGATGCCGACCTCAAGATCGAGGGAGACCCAGTTCAGCTGCAGCAGGTCCTGGTCAATCTGGTCAGGAACGCGGCCGAAGCTATGAATGGACAGGAAGATGGTTCGATTCTGGTCAGGGCTACGAGCAGGGAGAAAATTGCCCGTATTGAGGTGGTAGACAACGGGCCGGGCATCGCACCCGAGAAGAAGGCGCGGCTCTTCGAGCCGTTCACCTCGACAAAGGATACGGGGATGGGCATCGGGCTTCCGATCAGCCGCACGATAATCGAGGCGCACGGCGGGCAGATCTGGGCTGAGTCTGGGGTTGTTCGGGGGACCCGCTTCATCATCGATATACCAAAGTTGGCGAATAAGCGGCGACAAGCCCCCGCCGTGCGTTGA
- a CDS encoding ATP-binding protein, which translates to MIVAFENDRLVELVEHLRLAVVVIAPDFKIGWASKAAAAMDGRTADVLVGRSVWEVWPDLDALELGAAAKQVMKAREPRSVRLRFANLAEERRWAITRVEPWGEGIAFITREVTAQSIAQTELDDLRSKHRLLTQAAEEVLWEWDVDADRLVWSPAGQTFFGEDIPDGVPIRWWLDRIHPDDRARVWSGAQEALSVGGGVWVKEYRVLAAAGRYARVRTRAYPTAEEAGRPTRLLGALIDLSAAHQAAEELRRLQAELVQMSRISAMGTMASTLAHELNQPLTAARNFIGGLERAMAAKELDRELLAEGVQHAKLSIDRAGEIIRSLRRSIDNRTAPSGVVDLRTVCDDALAMVLLGVDKASLAITLQVPRGLLVVGDAVQLQHVFINLLRNAVEAMHASDMKDLGLRASDAGAAVRVEISDRGPGIPAAERNRLFEPVASLKERGLGIGLSISRTIVEKHGGKIWVEDRKDGGTRFIVQLKKVD; encoded by the coding sequence ATGATCGTAGCTTTCGAGAACGACCGGTTGGTGGAGCTGGTTGAACATCTGCGTCTCGCGGTTGTGGTGATTGCTCCGGATTTCAAGATCGGATGGGCGAGCAAGGCTGCGGCTGCCATGGACGGCCGCACTGCAGATGTCTTGGTGGGCCGCTCTGTCTGGGAGGTATGGCCTGATCTTGACGCCCTGGAACTGGGCGCTGCCGCCAAGCAGGTGATGAAAGCGCGGGAGCCTCGAAGCGTTCGCCTCCGGTTTGCAAACTTGGCGGAGGAGCGGCGGTGGGCAATCACCCGGGTAGAGCCGTGGGGCGAGGGAATAGCCTTCATCACCCGCGAGGTGACTGCCCAATCGATAGCTCAGACCGAACTCGATGATCTGCGGTCGAAACATCGGCTGCTCACCCAGGCCGCGGAAGAGGTCCTTTGGGAATGGGACGTAGATGCGGACCGGCTGGTTTGGAGTCCTGCCGGACAGACGTTCTTCGGGGAGGACATCCCAGACGGAGTGCCGATCCGGTGGTGGCTTGATCGCATTCACCCCGACGATCGCGCCCGAGTCTGGTCGGGCGCGCAGGAAGCCCTTAGCGTCGGAGGCGGCGTCTGGGTCAAAGAATACCGTGTGCTCGCTGCGGCCGGTCGCTACGCGAGGGTCAGGACGAGGGCATATCCCACCGCAGAGGAAGCTGGGCGTCCAACACGCCTCTTAGGAGCGTTGATCGACCTGAGTGCGGCGCACCAGGCGGCGGAAGAGCTGCGGAGGCTTCAGGCCGAGCTCGTCCAGATGTCTCGCATCAGCGCGATGGGGACCATGGCGTCGACCCTGGCTCATGAGCTGAACCAGCCGTTGACGGCGGCCCGGAATTTCATAGGCGGGCTCGAGCGGGCTATGGCGGCCAAGGAACTCGACCGGGAGCTTCTTGCCGAGGGCGTCCAACACGCCAAGCTTAGCATCGATCGCGCCGGAGAGATCATTCGGAGTCTTCGCAGATCGATCGATAACCGGACGGCGCCGAGCGGTGTCGTCGATCTCAGAACCGTCTGTGACGACGCGTTGGCGATGGTGCTACTGGGGGTCGACAAGGCCTCGTTGGCGATAACTCTGCAAGTGCCAAGGGGTTTGTTGGTGGTTGGAGATGCCGTCCAGCTGCAGCACGTGTTTATCAACTTGCTGCGCAACGCCGTCGAGGCGATGCACGCGTCGGATATGAAGGACCTAGGTCTGCGAGCGTCCGACGCCGGCGCGGCAGTCCGGGTCGAGATCTCCGATCGGGGACCTGGGATACCGGCCGCCGAGCGTAACCGGCTCTTCGAACCGGTTGCATCATTGAAAGAACGTGGGCTCGGAATAGGCTTGTCGATCAGCCGGACCATTGTCGAAAAGCATGGCGGCAAGATCTGGGTCGAAGATCGGAAGGACGGCGGAACGCGCTTCATCGTGCAGCTCAAGAAAGTCGACTAG